The nucleotide window CTTCTGACAGCTCCCGGTCTCCGGACGACGGTCAGCGGCATCATCGTGTGCGACGAGACGTTCGGCCAGGCGCTCACCACCGGCGAACAATTCCCGGAGGCGGCTGCCGCCCGCGGCATCCTCGTCGGGATCAAGATGGACACGGGGCCACTTCCGAGCCCAGTGGTGCCCCAGGGCGCACTGGTGACCGAGGGGCTCGAGGGTCTCCAGGCTCGGCTCGAGTCCTACGCCACCCGCGGGGCCGCCTTCGCCCAATGGCGAGCGGTCTTCGATGTCGCCACCCCGGACAGGGCGGTTATCCGCGAGAACGCACATCGCATGGCGGTGTACGCACGATGGTGCCAGGACGCCGACATCGTGCCGATCGTGGAGCCCGAGGTGCTGGCCGCGGGCGCGCACAACCTGGACGCGTGCAGACAGCTGACGCGGCTGGCACTCACGACACTCTTCGATGCCCTGGCCGTGCAGGGCGTGGACCTCGCGGGCGTGGTGCTCAAGCCCAACTTCGTCACGCCCGGCCTCGCCAGCCAGCCGTTGTCGGCCACGACCGTGGCCACCGAGACGTTCGACGTGCTGCGTGAGACCGTGCCGAGCGAGGTGCCCGGCATCGCCTTCCTGTCCGGCGGCCATCCGGCCGATGCCGCCTGCGCCTACCTCGCCGCGTTGCGCGCCGTGAACGGC belongs to Candidatus Nanopelagicales bacterium and includes:
- a CDS encoding class I fructose-bisphosphate aldolase, with protein sequence MSTKRPRALYAPARTAHIARRLMGDGRGILSADESISTVSGRFVDESIEPSTRVRRDYRQLLLTAPGLRTTVSGIIVCDETFGQALTTGEQFPEAAAARGILVGIKMDTGPLPSPVVPQGALVTEGLEGLQARLESYATRGAAFAQWRAVFDVATPDRAVIRENAHRMAVYARWCQDADIVPIVEPEVLAAGAHNLDACRQLTRLALTTLFDALAVQGVDLAGVVLKPNFVTPGLASQPLSATTVATETFDVLRETVPSEVPGIAFLSGGHPADAACAYLAALRAVNGRPWDVTFSFGHALVSEVLAIWGGSHANVTLAQRSLLSNCARAAAVSRDPDLSGHSGGAEAQLLDGHRNSPSRRATAVASLRSDTPSLR